A window from Mustela erminea isolate mMusErm1 chromosome 17, mMusErm1.Pri, whole genome shotgun sequence encodes these proteins:
- the S100A6 gene encoding protein S100-A6 translates to MACPLDQAIGLLVAIFHKYSGREGDKGTLSKKELKELIQKELTIGAKLQDADIAKLMEDLDRNKDQVVNFQEYVTFLGALALIYNDALKG, encoded by the exons ATGGCGTGCCCCCTGGACCAGGCCATTGGCCTCCTCGTGGCTATCTTCCATAAGTACTCGGGCAGGGAAGGCGATAAAGGCACTCTGAGCAAGAAGGAGCTGAAGGAGCTGATCCAGAAGGAGCTCACCATCGGCGCG AAGCTGCAGGATGCTGACATTGCAAAGCTCATGGAGGACCTGGACCGGAACAAGGACCAGGTGGTGAACTTCCAGGAATATGTCACCTTTCTGGGGGCCTTGGCTTTGATCTACAATGACGCCCTCAAGGGCTGA